From Trichoderma atroviride chromosome 1, complete sequence, one genomic window encodes:
- a CDS encoding uncharacterized protein (EggNog:ENOG41~TransMembrane:1 (o172-189i)), with amino-acid sequence MPSSRRDYPSSMFPEHGSSYGSSNYSQSSRSNRRSRSGGDGYDARRSTRRTGYIPHSYDDSHDDNSESSYDGNGYRRGLDDRRRGDTDERHSRDRRSSKRDSRRDDDRDRDRDRDRSSDRNPDKDDIEKKGRSSSLGYLERVLPREFRPSHADPEARLHRLQKEKDCAGFDWTPGLVLGLIGATMLFNHERSLVKRKKKEYFD; translated from the coding sequence atGCCTTCTTCAAGACGAGATTATCCTAGCAGCATGTTTCCCGAGCACGGGTCTAGCTACGGATCAAGCAACTACAGtcaaagcagcagaagcaacagaagaagcagaagcggtGGCGACGGCTATGATGCGCGAAGGAGCACGCGAAGGACTGGCTACATCCCTCACAGCTATGACGACAGCCACGATGACAACTCTGAGAGCAGCTATGATGGCAACGGCTATCGTCGTGGCCTAGACGATCGCCGCCGCGGAGACACAGACGAGAGACATTCTCGCGATCGCCGCTCTAGCAAGAGGGATTCCCGTCGCGACGATGACCGTGACCGTGACCGTGACCGTGATCGCTCCTCCGACCGAAATCCTGACAAGGACGACATTGAGAAAAAGGGccgtagcagcagcctgggGTATCTTGAGCGCGTCTTGCCGCGCGAATTCCGTCCTTCACACGCTGATCCTGAGGCCCGACTTCACAGactgcaaaaggaaaaggactGTGCCGGCTTTGACTGGACGCCGGGGCTGGTGCTTGGATTGATTGGGGCGACGATGCTGTTTAATCATGAGAGGTCGCTGGttaagagaaagaagaaggaatatTTCGATTGA